A window of Streptomyces sp. NBC_01224 genomic DNA:
CTGCTCCAAGACCGTGAATTCGGCGGCGATCCGCCGTGATTCGCGCACGTAGATGGCCTTGGCCAGCCCGTCGGCCGTGCCCATGATGTCGGGGCGGAGGCGCAGCTCGGGGTAGCCGGTCCCACCGTCGTGCCGAGGCGCCTCGGTTTGCAGCCAGTACAAGAACGACAACGACAACTCTTTGGACCGCTCCATGGCTGTCGTATCGACGGCCGAGTCACTCGTGATGACCGGGGCTTCCCAGTAGTCGGTCTGGGGCCAGTTGACGAGCGTCACGTCGTTGCCAGTGAACGACGTATCGAACTGTCTCTTGGCGAGAATTCGACGGTAGCGCCAGAGGTCCTTCTGCGAATCGTCGTCAGGGTCCCCGTCGAAAATGCGTCGGACGCGTGGTTCGAGGGTCTGAGGATCGAGATCTGTCCACGAGAGCTGCGGGCCGGGCCAGAATGAATCACGGTTGCGTTTCCAGTGCTCGAAACGCTCCGGACGATCGACGGTGTGGTCCTCACCCGGCCGGTACTCGAGTGCGAAACACCACGATGGGGCCTGCTGGTCGCGGTAGTCCGCGTGCTCCGAAGCGTTCGGTTCACCGGTGTCGTCGCGGCTCTCGGCCCCGATCACGTGCTCGATCCCGGCAAGGGGGAGCAGATCGCCGAACTCCGTCGCGTCGATGAAGTAGGGGGCACGAATGACGACCCTGTTCCCGCTCGCATCCGCCACGGTCGCAGAGAGCACGCGGTCGCAGTCACCCTCGACTGCGACGGGTGCGTGGTGGAGGAGCACGGTGAGAAGACCTGCAGCTCGCGCGGGGGCCAGCAACTCGTCAATCGCGGCGACGGCGACTCTTGGCTCATGGCAGAGGTCACTGACGAAGCCCAAACCGGGGTTCAAGAGCGGGTCTGCGGCTGCGTTCGCCCTCAACGGGTAGGCGCGCT
This region includes:
- a CDS encoding FAD-dependent oxidoreductase produces the protein MSEREISADVAVIGGGLGGVAAALTATALGRTVVLTEATDWLGGQMTSQAVPPDEHPWIETRSSTTYRTLRNRIRDYYKRAYPLRANAAADPLLNPGLGFVSDLCHEPRVAVAAIDELLAPARAAGLLTVLLHHAPVAVEGDCDRVLSATVADASGNRVVIRAPYFIDATEFGDLLPLAGIEHVIGAESRDDTGEPNASEHADYRDQQAPSWCFALEYRPGEDHTVDRPERFEHWKRNRDSFWPGPQLSWTDLDPQTLEPRVRRIFDGDPDDDSQKDLWRYRRILAKRQFDTSFTGNDVTLVNWPQTDYWEAPVITSDSAVDTTAMERSKELSLSFLYWLQTEAPRHDGGTGYPELRLRPDIMGTADGLAKAIYVRESRRIAAEFTVLEQHIGLDATEGRGSAIFRDTVGIGGYRIDLHPTAAGRSYVDVACHPFQIPMGALIPVRVRNVLAANKNIGTTHVTNGAYRLHPVEWSIGEAAGALLAYCITNGRTPSGVRSSEIHLADFQSLLTTRLGIPLAWPDDIRTRNTR